The following is a genomic window from Acidobacteriota bacterium.
ACTTGAGGCCATCCTCGAAGCTGGTGTGAGAGATTTTTTCCTCGCCCCGGATGGCATTGATGAACTCCTCCTCCACCCGCCAGCTTCCTTCCAGTTCAGCCGGGATGGCGATCGGCGCGAGATCGCTGTCCCCCCGCTTTCCACCTGACAGTTGATCGGCATCCAGATCGTAGCAAAGAGTGCCTTCGCTGCCGAACAGCCAGGTCCTGGAAATCGAGGCGGCCAGCCCGGTCACCGCGCTGAACTGCATTCGTGCCTGGGCCCCGCAGGCCATCTTCGCCAGGATGTCCACGTGGTCGGGGATGGTGATAGTCTGCAGTGCTCCCCCCGCAGTAGAGCGCTGGGTGACGTTGACCTGGGTCATGGCCATGACCTCGACGGCTTCGCCCACCCAGCGCATCAGGGCCTCGTACCAGATCCCCATGGCCAGAATGTTCATACCGCTCAGGTTGCGATCGTGGCGCCAGTGCAGTGGGCCGGATCGGTCCAGGAAGCTGTTGGCGTTGTTGGTGACGTCCACCGCCAGGATTTCGCCCAGGTAGCCTTCGGCCACCAGCTTCCGGATCATGCCGTCCACCGTCAAGGTGATGGGGGAGGGAACGATCTGGGTCACCAGGTGTGGGTTGGCCTGGGATTCCTCCAGCATCAGCCGGGCCTGGCCGGCGTCCATGGCCATGCGGGCCTCGGTCATCACGTGCTTGCCGGCCTCCAGGGCCGCCAGGGTGATGGGGCAGTGGAGATAGGGCCAGGTGCCGATCACGACCGCGTCGATCTCGTCCGAGGCGACCAGCTCCCGCCAATTGTCGTGAATGGTGGGGATGCCGAACTCCTCGGCCACCCGTTGGCTGGAGGCCTGGCTACGGTTGCAGACGGAAACGATCTCGACGCCCTCCTGGGCCTGCAGTCCTGGAATGTGACGCACGCGGGTATTGTCGCCCGCGCCTACGATGCCGATGCGAATGGCCGATGCCATGGATCTAACCTCCAGTTCGAATTTCAGGGATTGTTCCGTTTGTCATGAAAGGGGTGGTTCTACGAGTCACGGGTTGCCGCTTTCCTGGTGGGATCCGCGTTCCGAAAGAGGGTCAGGGAGCGCGGCGCCCACCCGCTCCGGCCCGGCGGGTGCGGTCAGCTTCCAGGGGCCGTCTTCCGCCATGGACGCTTCCAGGCTCAGCAGCCTGCGCTTCCGCTGCAGTCCCCAGCGATAGCCTCCCAGCCCACCGTCGCTGCGAACAACCCGGTGACAGGGGATGAGCAGGGCCACCGGATTGGCGGCGCAGGCGCTGGCCACTGCCCGGACACCGCCTGGATTGCCCAAGGCCTTCGCCAGGCTTGCATAGGTCAGGGTCTGGCCGAGCGGAATCTCCCGGAGCCGGCGCCAGACGGTTCGCTGAAAAGCCGTTCCCCCCGGTTCGAGCGGGAAAGACAGGTCGACCGGTTCTCCCCCGAGAAATCGGTTGACGGGTTCGAACCACCGTTCCGGTCTCTCCAGGCCGGGACCGAGGGTGTGCCGCCCAAACCGCCTCTCCAGGGCCTCGAGAAGCTCCTGATCTCGGTCTCCCCACATCAGGCTGCACAGCTCCTGCGAAGTGGCCGCAATCAACAGTCGTCCCAAGGGCGAGTCGCCAATGTGGCAGTCGATCCGCGGGTTGTTTTCGACGCTCATGGCCTCACATCCGGGGTAGCCGGAGTAAGGGCTGCCGCCGGTTTCACCCCGGCCTCATTGTACTGTAGCGGGTTCCGATTCCCAACGGTAAAGCCGGGACCACTCACGGGCGTGCCGCGCATGCGAGGCGCGTTAGGGGTTGGCGCTATTCGGAATTGTGGATCTGGAGGGGAAGGCGTTTACGGTTCTCCACCTGCAAGGGCGCGGGGCAAGTGGAGTCGCGCAAACCGCGTCAGCATCCGGAACCGCTGATCTCCCGGAGTGCGGACCTGTTGCTCGATTTCACCGGGTTAGAAACGGAGCACTTCATAGCTGGACAAGACCGGGTTCAACGCTCTCGAGACCTCGGCCGTCCGGGTCAGGACTCGATGGGGTCTGGCAGAAAGGCCAAGACGAGTCAAAATCAGGAATGCCAGCCAGGAGGAAACGTTCTTGTGGGTTGTTTTCGTTGCCTCGACACACCTAGGCATGGGCCATCGACATTGTGGATATACGGGAAAATATGTGCCTATCTTAGCCACTTCAATCTCATTAAGTCAACAGTATTGAAATTGTGTGTGAACCTATCACGATAGTTTCAATCTGTTGAGAAGCCAGGTTAGAACGGCAAGTGCGACCTGGCGCGAGGATAATGCCTCAATACCAGTCCCTTAGCCTGACTTCGATGTCGGGATGGGTCTCCAGTGCCCGGGTGAATGCGTTCAGGTCGGAGCCGCGGTAGTGGTAGGGATAGACGATTTCGGGCTTGAAGGCTGCGACGCACTCGGCCGCTTCCTCGGGCGGCATGGTGTAGGGCAGGTTCATGGTGACGAAGGCGATGTCGATGTCGGCTAGAGCCTTCATCTCCGGAATGCAGGCGGTGTCGCCCGAGATGTAGACCCGCTTGCCGCCCAGGGCCAACACGTAGCCGTTGCCTCTACCCTTGTCGTGATAGAGCTTGCCGGGGCTGGGGCCCCGCGTGTGGTTGTACATGGCCACGGCTTCGATCTCCAGGCCGGCCACCACCTTTTTCTGGCCGTTATGCAGCACCACCGCCTCGGTCACGCTCTGGGCCACC
Proteins encoded in this region:
- a CDS encoding Gfo/Idh/MocA family oxidoreductase; the protein is MASAIRIGIVGAGDNTRVRHIPGLQAQEGVEIVSVCNRSQASSQRVAEEFGIPTIHDNWRELVASDEIDAVVIGTWPYLHCPITLAALEAGKHVMTEARMAMDAGQARLMLEESQANPHLVTQIVPSPITLTVDGMIRKLVAEGYLGEILAVDVTNNANSFLDRSGPLHWRHDRNLSGMNILAMGIWYEALMRWVGEAVEVMAMTQVNVTQRSTAGGALQTITIPDHVDILAKMACGAQARMQFSAVTGLAASISRTWLFGSEGTLCYDLDADQLSGGKRGDSDLAPIAIPAELEGSWRVEEEFINAIRGEEKISHTSFEDGLKYMQFTEAVTRSARSGVSISVQDMG
- a CDS encoding MBL fold metallo-hydrolase encodes the protein MKNFALTIVLLSPAANLLAGSTDSVQTSEGVLKITPVTHGSLMLEFKGKVIHIDPWGRGDYTGLPKADLILITDIHGDHLDPAQVKKLKKSGTQVVAPQAVAQSVTEAVVLHNGQKKVVAGLEIEAVAMYNHTRGPSPGKLYHDKGRGNGYVLALGGKRVYISGDTACIPEMKALADIDIAFVTMNLPYTMPPEEAAECVAAFKPEIVYPYHYRGSDLNAFTRALETHPDIEVRLRDWY
- a CDS encoding methylated-DNA--[protein]-cysteine S-methyltransferase, which gives rise to MSVENNPRIDCHIGDSPLGRLLIAATSQELCSLMWGDRDQELLEALERRFGRHTLGPGLERPERWFEPVNRFLGGEPVDLSFPLEPGGTAFQRTVWRRLREIPLGQTLTYASLAKALGNPGGVRAVASACAANPVALLIPCHRVVRSDGGLGGYRWGLQRKRRLLSLEASMAEDGPWKLTAPAGPERVGAALPDPLSERGSHQESGNP